One genomic region from Vannielia litorea encodes:
- the gltA gene encoding citrate synthase: MADTSKTATLTFEDKSIELPIHSPTAGPDVIDIRKLYAQGDVFTYDPGFTSTAACESTITFIDGEKGELLHRGYPIDQLAAKSHYLEVCYLLLYGELPTAEQLETFEHTITHHTMLHEQMQYFFRGFRRDAHPMAVMVGVVGAMAAFYHDSTDISDPYQREVASHRLIAKMPTIAAWAYKYSIGQPFVYPRNDLTYAENFLHMCFAVPAAEYKVDPILSRAMDRIFTLHADHEQNASTSTVRLASSSGANPFACIAAGIACLWGPAHGGANQACLEMLKEIGTPDRIPEFIARAKDKDDPFRLMGFGHRVYKNFDPRATVMKQSADEVLDLLGVENNPILATAKELETQALADPYFAEKKLFPNVDFYSGIILEAMGFPTSMFTPIFALSRTVGWVSQWKEQLADPTMRIGRPRQLYTGAPFRDYVEVENR, from the coding sequence ATGGCAGATACCTCCAAGACGGCGACGCTGACGTTTGAAGACAAGTCGATCGAGCTGCCGATCCATTCGCCCACCGCCGGGCCGGACGTGATCGACATCCGCAAGCTCTACGCCCAGGGTGACGTGTTCACCTACGATCCGGGCTTCACTTCCACCGCCGCTTGCGAGAGCACCATCACCTTCATCGACGGCGAGAAGGGCGAATTGCTGCACCGCGGCTACCCGATCGACCAACTGGCCGCCAAATCGCATTATCTCGAGGTCTGCTACCTGCTGCTCTACGGCGAACTGCCGACCGCCGAGCAGCTCGAAACCTTCGAGCACACCATCACCCACCACACCATGCTGCACGAGCAGATGCAGTATTTCTTCCGCGGCTTCCGGCGTGATGCGCACCCGATGGCCGTCATGGTGGGCGTGGTCGGCGCAATGGCCGCCTTCTACCACGACAGCACCGACATTTCGGACCCGTATCAGCGCGAGGTCGCCTCGCACCGTCTGATCGCCAAGATGCCGACCATCGCAGCCTGGGCCTACAAGTACTCCATCGGCCAGCCGTTCGTGTATCCGCGCAACGACCTGACCTATGCCGAGAACTTCCTACACATGTGCTTCGCGGTGCCCGCGGCAGAGTACAAGGTCGACCCGATCCTGAGCCGCGCGATGGACCGGATCTTCACCCTCCACGCCGACCACGAGCAGAACGCCTCCACCTCCACGGTGCGTCTGGCCTCCTCCTCCGGCGCCAACCCCTTCGCCTGTATCGCCGCCGGCATCGCCTGCCTCTGGGGCCCGGCCCACGGCGGCGCCAACCAGGCCTGCCTCGAGATGCTCAAAGAGATCGGCACCCCCGATCGCATCCCCGAGTTCATCGCCCGCGCCAAGGACAAGGACGATCCCTTCCGCCTCATGGGCTTCGGTCACCGCGTCTACAAGAACTTCGATCCCCGCGCGACGGTGATGAAGCAATCGGCCGACGAGGTGCTCGATCTGCTGGGCGTCGAGAACAACCCGATCCTGGCGACGGCGAAGGAGCTGGAAACCCAGGCCCTGGCCGACCCCTACTTTGCCGAGAAAAAGCTGTTCCCGAACGTCGATTTCTACTCCGGCATCATCCTCGAGGCGATGGGCTTCCCCACCTCGATGTTCACCCCCATCTTCGCGCTCTCGCGCACCGTGGGCTGGGTCAGCCAGTGGAAAGAGCAGCTCGCAGATCCAACCATGCGCATCGGTCGCCCCCGCCAGCTCTACACCGGCGCCCCCTTCCGCGACTACGTCGAGGTCGAGAACCGCTGA
- a CDS encoding enoyl-CoA hydratase-related protein, translated as MIYEAIRYSVRDHVAVITLNRPKKMNCLDTQMRAEILHALKAGEAEARVIVLTGSGPAFCSGQDLGEGASISDADMERTLIDEYEPMLKAIYECRVPTISAVNGHAAGAGANLALAADVVIAAESAVFLQAFARIGLIPDAGGTWWLPRQVGFPRAMGAALFAEPVSATDAAQWGMIWEAVPDEGFADHWWSRAQHLAAGPTLAYRQIKRALRGAYDNSLEEQLALEAKLQGKCGKSRDFQEGVIAFLEKRPAKYEGR; from the coding sequence ATGATTTACGAAGCGATCCGCTACTCGGTGCGAGACCACGTGGCGGTGATCACGCTGAACCGCCCGAAAAAGATGAACTGCCTCGACACCCAGATGCGGGCCGAGATCCTGCACGCGCTGAAGGCGGGCGAGGCGGAGGCGCGGGTGATCGTGTTGACCGGCTCCGGACCCGCCTTCTGCTCGGGGCAGGATCTGGGCGAGGGTGCCTCGATCAGCGATGCCGACATGGAGCGCACGCTGATCGACGAATACGAGCCGATGCTGAAGGCGATCTACGAGTGCCGGGTGCCGACGATTTCAGCCGTGAACGGCCATGCGGCGGGGGCCGGGGCCAACCTTGCGCTGGCCGCCGATGTGGTGATCGCCGCGGAGAGCGCGGTGTTCCTGCAGGCCTTCGCGCGGATCGGCCTGATCCCCGATGCGGGCGGCACGTGGTGGCTGCCGCGTCAGGTGGGCTTTCCGCGCGCGATGGGGGCGGCGCTCTTTGCCGAGCCGGTGAGCGCGACTGACGCCGCGCAATGGGGCATGATCTGGGAGGCGGTGCCGGACGAGGGCTTTGCTGACCACTGGTGGAGCCGCGCCCAGCACCTCGCCGCCGGGCCGACGCTGGCCTACCGCCAGATCAAGCGGGCACTGCGCGGGGCCTATGACAACAGCCTCGAAGAGCAACTGGCGCTGGAGGCGAAGCTGCAAGGCAAATGCGGCAAGAGCCGGGATTTTCAGGAGGGTGTGATCGCCTTTCTGGAGAAGCGGCCGGCGAAATACGAGGGGCGGTAG
- a CDS encoding endonuclease/exonuclease/phosphatase family protein → MRIASYNIRKAVGLDWRRDPARILTVLEEIDADVVLLQEADKRFGTRAGVLPAEALGDMGYRFAPVNLRPASHGWHGNAILTRLRAERPQRVYLPSLEPRGAVSARVGGVTVVGVHLGLTPRTRTRQISTLEEKFPEGPVVIGGDFNMWRKRGEGSDHFRLIAPGPSFHASRPTAPLDRFALKGVRHASAHVHRSPAAARASDHLPVVLELEVES, encoded by the coding sequence GTGAGGATCGCCAGCTACAACATCCGCAAGGCCGTCGGCCTCGACTGGCGCCGCGACCCTGCCCGCATCCTCACCGTGCTGGAGGAGATCGACGCCGACGTTGTGCTGCTCCAAGAGGCCGACAAGCGCTTCGGCACCCGCGCCGGCGTGCTTCCCGCCGAGGCTCTGGGCGACATGGGCTACCGCTTCGCGCCGGTCAACCTGCGCCCCGCGAGCCACGGCTGGCACGGCAACGCCATCCTCACCCGGCTCCGGGCCGAGCGGCCGCAGCGCGTCTACTTGCCCTCGCTGGAGCCGCGCGGCGCGGTCTCGGCCCGCGTCGGCGGGGTGACGGTCGTCGGCGTCCACCTCGGGCTGACACCGCGCACCCGCACCCGCCAGATCTCAACGCTGGAAGAGAAGTTCCCCGAAGGCCCGGTGGTGATCGGCGGCGACTTCAACATGTGGCGCAAGCGCGGCGAAGGCTCCGACCACTTCCGCCTCATCGCGCCCGGCCCCAGCTTCCACGCCTCCCGCCCCACGGCCCCGCTCGACCGCTTCGCGCTCAAGGGGGTGCGCCATGCCTCCGCCCATGTCCACCGCTCCCCCGCCGCCGCCCGCGCCTCCGATCACCTCCCCGTGGTGCTCGAACTGGAGGTGGAGAGCTGA
- a CDS encoding heme lyase CcmF/NrfE family subunit, translated as MIAELGHFALILAAVVAVVQAIVPQVGAAKRWGGWMAMAEPAAVLQFALVALSFAALTWAFVTSDFSLRLVTLNSHTLKPMIYKISGVWGNHEGSMLLWVLILAGFGGAAAVFGGNLSDTFRARVLAVQATVGVAFYGFILFTSNPFTRLASPPMDGQDLNPLLQDPGLAFHPPFLYLGYVGLSMAFSFAVAALIEGKVDAAWARWVRPWTLAAWVFLTIGIALGSWWAYYELGWGGFWFWDPVENASFMPWLFAAALLHSAIVVEKREALKAWTILLAITAFGFSLIGTFIVRSGVITSVHAFANDPERGVYILGILAVFVGGAFLLFAVRAGAMEAKGLFATVSRESALVMNNVLLSVASLLVFVGTVWPLIAELALGKKLSVQAPFFDTAFTPFIVGLAVILPVGAMLPWKRAKLGRSLRAVAPAAVLALATLGLVWAVQSGRSLLAPVGIGLAVWIVAGGVLDLMSRTGRGPLAGRMGRLARLPRADWGKFVAHSGLGVTILGVAAITAWQVEDIRVAQTGQPYEVAGFTIELQGVERVQGPNYFSTMAEIAVRREGAEIAVLHPEKRVYPVQAMPTTEAAIRNGLWRDIYVVIGDEQAAGGWAVRTYIKPFANWIWGGCILMALGGFISLSDRRFRLAAGARRARAEGVPAE; from the coding sequence ATGATAGCTGAGCTTGGCCATTTCGCCCTGATCCTCGCCGCCGTGGTTGCGGTCGTTCAAGCCATTGTGCCCCAGGTGGGCGCGGCAAAACGCTGGGGCGGGTGGATGGCCATGGCCGAGCCTGCGGCGGTGCTGCAATTCGCGCTGGTGGCGCTGAGCTTTGCGGCGCTGACGTGGGCCTTTGTCACCAGTGACTTCTCGCTGCGCCTCGTCACCCTCAACTCGCACACGCTGAAGCCGATGATCTACAAGATCAGCGGCGTCTGGGGGAACCACGAGGGCTCGATGCTGCTCTGGGTGCTGATCCTCGCAGGCTTCGGCGGCGCGGCGGCGGTGTTTGGCGGCAACCTGAGCGACACCTTCCGCGCCCGCGTGCTGGCGGTGCAGGCAACGGTGGGGGTGGCGTTTTACGGCTTCATCCTCTTCACCTCCAACCCCTTCACCCGGCTGGCCAGCCCGCCGATGGACGGGCAGGACCTGAACCCGCTGCTGCAAGACCCGGGCCTCGCCTTTCATCCGCCGTTTCTTTACCTCGGCTACGTGGGCCTTAGCATGGCGTTCTCTTTCGCCGTGGCCGCGCTGATCGAGGGCAAGGTGGATGCTGCATGGGCGCGCTGGGTGCGTCCGTGGACGCTGGCGGCATGGGTGTTCTTGACCATCGGGATCGCGCTGGGCTCGTGGTGGGCTTACTACGAGCTGGGCTGGGGCGGCTTCTGGTTCTGGGATCCGGTGGAGAACGCGAGCTTCATGCCGTGGCTCTTTGCCGCCGCGCTGCTGCACTCGGCCATCGTGGTGGAGAAGCGCGAGGCGCTGAAGGCCTGGACGATCCTGCTGGCGATCACCGCCTTCGGGTTTTCGCTGATCGGCACCTTCATCGTGCGCTCGGGCGTGATCACCTCGGTCCACGCGTTCGCCAACGATCCGGAGCGGGGTGTTTATATCCTTGGCATTCTGGCGGTCTTTGTTGGCGGGGCCTTCCTGCTCTTTGCGGTGCGGGCGGGGGCGATGGAGGCCAAGGGCCTCTTCGCGACCGTGAGCCGGGAAAGCGCATTGGTGATGAACAACGTGCTGCTCTCGGTCGCCTCGTTGCTGGTCTTCGTCGGCACGGTCTGGCCGCTGATCGCGGAGCTGGCGCTGGGCAAGAAGCTGAGCGTGCAGGCGCCGTTCTTTGACACCGCCTTCACACCCTTCATCGTGGGGCTGGCGGTGATCTTGCCGGTGGGGGCGATGCTGCCGTGGAAGCGGGCCAAGCTGGGGCGGAGCCTGCGGGCGGTGGCCCCGGCGGCTGTGCTGGCGCTGGCCACATTGGGCCTTGTCTGGGCGGTGCAGAGCGGGCGCAGCCTGCTGGCGCCGGTGGGCATTGGCCTTGCGGTCTGGATCGTGGCGGGCGGCGTGCTGGACCTGATGAGCCGCACCGGGCGCGGGCCGCTGGCGGGCCGGATGGGCCGGCTGGCGCGGCTGCCACGGGCCGATTGGGGCAAGTTCGTTGCGCACTCGGGCCTTGGGGTGACGATCCTCGGGGTGGCGGCGATCACCGCGTGGCAGGTGGAAGACATTCGCGTGGCGCAGACAGGCCAGCCCTATGAGGTGGCGGGGTTCACCATCGAGCTTCAGGGCGTGGAGCGGGTGCAGGGGCCGAACTACTTTAGCACCATGGCGGAGATCGCGGTGCGCCGGGAGGGCGCGGAGATTGCGGTGCTGCACCCGGAAAAGCGGGTTTACCCGGTGCAGGCGATGCCGACCACGGAGGCGGCCATTCGCAACGGCCTCTGGCGCGACATCTACGTGGTGATCGGGGATGAGCAGGCAGCAGGCGGCTGGGCCGTGCGCACCTATATCAAGCCCTTCGCCAACTGGATCTGGGGCGGCTGCATTTTGATGGCGCTGGGCGGGTTCATCTCGCTCTCCGACCGGCGGTTCCGCCTTGCGGCGGGCGCGCGGCGGGCGCGGGCCGAAGGGGTGCCGGCGGAATGA
- a CDS encoding cytochrome c-type biogenesis protein CcmH — MRRAGWLIAALFALALPALALDPSEMLDDPVLEARARGLDHELRCVKCQAESIASSNADWARDARREVREMIAAGATDQEVRDAFLRNYGDFVLMNPPASGWNLIVWLAGPALLLAGLGVVIAAQRQRNAARGPEALDPEEEARLKELLGEDG; from the coding sequence ATGAGGCGGGCAGGCTGGCTCATCGCGGCGCTGTTTGCCCTGGCTCTGCCGGCCTTGGCGCTGGACCCGTCGGAGATGCTCGACGATCCGGTGCTGGAGGCGCGGGCGCGGGGGCTGGACCATGAGCTGCGCTGTGTGAAGTGCCAAGCCGAGTCCATCGCCTCCTCCAATGCCGACTGGGCGCGGGACGCCCGGCGGGAGGTGCGCGAGATGATCGCGGCAGGCGCCACAGACCAAGAGGTGCGCGACGCTTTCCTGCGCAATTACGGGGACTTCGTGCTGATGAACCCACCCGCGAGCGGGTGGAACCTGATCGTCTGGCTGGCTGGCCCGGCGCTGCTGCTGGCGGGGCTGGGCGTGGTGATTGCGGCCCAGAGGCAGCGCAATGCTGCCCGCGGCCCCGAGGCGCTGGACCCGGAAGAGGAAGCCCGGCTGAAGGAGTTGCTCGGCGAGGACGGGTGA
- the gltX gene encoding glutamate--tRNA ligase, which yields MPAQVVTRIAPSPTGTMHIGTARTGLFNWIFARKMGGKFLLRIEDTDRARSTPEATDAIYGGMRWLGLEWDGDAVSQFERVERHAEVAHQMLAAGTAYKCFATQDEIAAFREEAKAEGRSTLYLSPWRDADPATHPDAPFVIRLKAPREGDTVIEDAVQGTVTFKNSTLDDMILLRSDGTPTYMLAVVVDDFDMGVTHVIRGDDHLNNAARQCHIYTAMGWPLPVYAHLPLILGPDGKKLSKRHGATGVEEYQKMGYPAPAMRNYLARLGWSHGDDEFFTDEQAREWFSLDGINKAAARFDFKKLDNLSGQHIAAMDDMDLMGEIEAYLTAIEAQELTETQKDGLLRAMYCLKPSARTLPQLLEKAAFVLGQRPFIPDEKAAKVLDPVSRGILSELTPHLQNASWNREALEATLGEFAESKNSKFGQLAGPLRAALSGRTATPSVFDMMLVIGRAETLARLQDAAT from the coding sequence ATGCCTGCCCAGGTCGTCACCCGTATCGCCCCCTCGCCCACCGGCACCATGCACATCGGCACCGCCCGCACCGGGCTGTTCAACTGGATCTTCGCCCGCAAGATGGGCGGCAAGTTCCTGCTGCGCATCGAAGATACCGACAGGGCGCGATCCACCCCCGAGGCGACCGATGCGATCTATGGCGGCATGCGCTGGCTCGGGCTGGAGTGGGATGGCGACGCCGTGAGCCAGTTCGAGCGGGTCGAGCGCCACGCCGAGGTCGCCCACCAGATGCTCGCCGCTGGCACCGCCTACAAGTGCTTTGCCACGCAGGATGAAATCGCCGCCTTCCGCGAAGAGGCCAAGGCCGAGGGCCGCTCCACCCTCTACCTCTCGCCCTGGCGCGATGCCGATCCGGCCACCCACCCCGACGCCCCCTTCGTGATCCGCCTCAAGGCCCCGCGCGAGGGCGACACGGTGATCGAGGATGCGGTGCAGGGCACGGTGACCTTCAAGAACTCCACGCTCGATGACATGATCCTGCTGCGCTCCGATGGCACCCCCACCTACATGCTCGCAGTGGTGGTGGATGATTTCGACATGGGCGTTACCCACGTGATCCGGGGCGACGACCACCTCAACAACGCCGCCCGCCAGTGCCACATCTACACCGCGATGGGCTGGCCCCTGCCGGTCTATGCCCACCTGCCGCTGATCCTCGGCCCGGACGGCAAGAAGCTCTCCAAGCGCCACGGCGCGACCGGCGTGGAGGAGTATCAGAAGATGGGCTATCCGGCCCCCGCCATGCGCAACTACCTCGCCCGTCTGGGCTGGAGCCACGGCGACGACGAGTTCTTCACCGACGAGCAGGCCCGCGAGTGGTTCTCGCTCGACGGCATCAACAAGGCCGCCGCCCGCTTCGACTTCAAGAAGCTCGACAATCTCTCCGGCCAGCACATCGCCGCGATGGACGACATGGACCTGATGGGCGAAATCGAGGCCTACCTCACCGCCATCGAGGCCCAGGAGCTGACCGAAACCCAGAAGGACGGCCTGCTGCGGGCGATGTATTGCCTCAAGCCCTCCGCCCGCACCCTGCCCCAACTGCTCGAAAAAGCCGCCTTCGTGCTCGGCCAGCGGCCCTTCATTCCCGACGAGAAGGCGGCGAAGGTTCTCGACCCGGTATCCCGTGGTATACTGTCGGAATTGACGCCGCACCTGCAAAATGCTAGCTGGAACCGCGAGGCGCTGGAGGCTACTCTTGGCGAGTTCGCAGAGAGTAAGAACAGCAAGTTCGGACAGCTTGCAGGCCCCCTCCGCGCGGCGCTTTCCGGCCGCACGGCAACGCCGAGTGTGTTCGATATGATGCTGGTGATCGGCCGGGCCGAAACTTTGGCACGGCTGCAAGACGCGGCGACTTGA